CAGGTCTGTAACACCCTCCAAGGTAGAGCAACAAAACTGATGTTTGGCAGGAAAGACTACTGGCATAATTagaacacaattattttttttttgcctccttctGTTCCTTTAAATTTTGCTAATGGTAGAAGCTTTTCCCTTGACCTAGATGAAAATTAAGTGGACGTTTATGCTTTATCGTTTAGTCTTATACAATAAACAGTTATGGTAACTTTAGGTCTCAAATACTATCTCAATCTAGGAACTAAATTGCACAGTCTTATATATTAAACTGTTTTTAGCcacaaagttgttttgtttttttttttaatttttttttcaacgttttatttttatttttgggacagagagagacagagcatgaacgggggaggggcagagagagagggagacacagaatcggaaacaggctccaggctccgagccatcagcccagagcctgacgcggggctcgaactcacggaccgcgagatcgtgacctggctgaagtcggacgcttaaccgactgcgccacccaggcgccccaaagttgtttttttttaatgtttattttaagagagagagaaaaagacatgggggcgagagagagagagagagagagagagagagagattgattgattcccaagcaggctctgagttgtcagttcagagcctgaagacacaggacttgatctcatgaatgtgagatcatgacctgagatgaaatcaagagttgacgcttaaccgcttaaccaactgagccacccaggtgccccacaaagttGCTCTTATACACAAAATTGAGCTGGTTTGTGTCATAATAGATAATGCATATAACCTGAAAATAGAGCCAAAGCACATTTAATTCACCTCCCCTATCTGGCCACCCAAATGAGTCTTACATTTTTCTGATTGGGCTCCAGCTCCACGATCACTTTGACTATTTAATCTCCGATATCAGATTCAGTTCCTATCCctgtttcccctcccttcctgctccaTAGCTGAGCTCCTTTCTCTTAACTCAATTGCATTTAACACATACTTATTGAAATTCCTAAGATGAACAGAACACGATGTTTGGTGTTGTAAGGGAAATGAGATGAGTAATGTATGGACTTTGATTTCAAGATACCTCTGTTTttctctattatctatctatccatatacctgcctacctacctatgtattataaatgatagatagatagatagatagatagatagataataaatggAAGATAAGTAGatagacatatacacacatagagaTAAAGTTAAGATATATTCTGGCAGACATGGAGGGGAGAAGAGACTAAAAACAAGTAGTGGAGAGTAAAATAGAAGTACATTGGCACACTTGCTTTCATAGAAGCACAAGCAAAGTGTCTgagggtggaaggaagaaagTATTATTGAATCTTGCTGGGGAGATCATGAAACATGACCTAGGGAGCTCTTCATAATCTGGATCTCCTCCACCTCTGTAGCCCCATCTCACAGAACTCTTTCTGAGCCCCCCATCAACAACACTGTCTTTCAATTCCTCAAACCAGCCCTGAGGCCTTGGAACATACTCTTTTTTCCACCTGGAATAGTTTTTTCCCCATCACCACCTCAGGAAAACTTCCTTGGGTCCTTGATGATGTCCAGCTCCCCGCTAATCTCACAACACCCTACATTCTACATGGTGTCTCTTAAAATTGCAATTAAGCAACCAGTGGAAAATTAGATGCTTAGTGGCTTTTGCCTCCCCCAAGATATAACTCCACAGAAGTTAAGAAATATGTCTGTCTTTGTTCTCAGTATCCTCCCAGAACCTGGAACTAAGGCCTTGCACATAGTCGATGCTCAATGAATTATTTTTGAGTGGATTAAGAAAGGTggcatttgggatttttttttctcctcttcttatcTATCTCCTTTCTCTTCAACCCCAGCCCTCCTTCCCATCAATGCCTTACTTCtcttaatatattcttttttttcttggttctgcATACCTTCCAAGTCCTCCTGTGGTCTACTAGGACCAGTCCGATGAATTAGGGGAAGACTTCCCATTTGTCTGCTCTGTATATCTCATTCTGGGGGACATAATCTACGTGTCTAAGTAATTCCTTCGCAGGCCCTGTCTGGGGTTTGTTTGAGAGGAGGTGACTCACAAGTGCGACCTTCAGACAAGAGCCTTAGCATTACTGCAGGTCTTGTCTGAAATGTGGTCTGAATTCTCCCTGCATCAGAGTCTGTGTTTGGACCAGATCCTCAGGTGATGGTGCACGTGAAGCTCTGTTGTGAAGGGGCTTATCTCCTAGGGTTAGTTGGGTAGAGGGGGGAGCAAGTTTCAGTTATATGACAGATCAGTTAGTGTTGGAGTGCAAGAGGTTTACTGGGAAGtgatagaagaaagagaaaagagcctGCAGAAGCCAGTAGAGAAAGCCTTCAGCCCATGATGCTCATCCCATGACACCTGTGAAAGCAAAGAGATGAGGAAGAAGGTTGAATGGAGTCTCAGACTGAAACATATTTCTTACAAAGTCATGGCCAACCCAATGGGGGAGATCCAAGGCAAAGAAGGTATAGCAGAGGAGTTCTGCATTGGGCATAAATGGCCAGGTCCCTGGAACCGTGTTGTTCTCAGTCATTGGCAGAGGGCTGCCTAGGAAGGGTGAGAAGTTGCTAATGGCTGGAATCTCTCAGCTAATGGCACTCATTGAAGCTGAAAATCAACTGCTTTCTTTAAAGCACATCCTCCCAGTATACCCCCATGGCTGCCATATGTGACATCTGAAGATAATTGTACAAGAAATCTATAAATGCTGGTAAATGTATGGAAAGTAGATTGAAGGAAATACCACATTAAAGGAAACCTGCTTTATATGCTTTTTCAGCACTGTTTATGTTGTGCTCTTATTCTTCAGGGAACAGTCTCTCTAAGGGCCCCTGGAAGACAAGGTCTTGAGGACTCTATCCCATAGGGAGCTCAGGCAGAGCCCTTGTGTGAACCAAGATGGCATCCCTGTATTACAATGTGCATGAATCAGTAAAGACGACTCAGTGGACATGGGTCTCTTGAGCTCACCCTCTACAAACTCagtaggccccaggctcccaggggCAAACCCGATCCTGACCAGACAACCTGAGAGCCAGAGAAGAATTAAAAACTCAGGGCAGATGGAACAGGGATAGCAGAGGTCTAGGGAGGGGAGGACAAGGCTCTGTGGTTACAGTGATACCCTCACATATTGATTTTCActttcctgccccttcctcacccaGGCACATTTGCAAAGACAGCCACCCCCCATGCACAGAACCACACacaatgaaaacatttacatagACCACATTCACATCCACCTTCACGCAACACACAGAAAGGCCCCATGCAGAAAAGCCCTATTTCTTCATACCTGACACAAGCTTCTATGTGCACACCTTGTTATTCCAGCATACACTTGTGCACCCCATAGCAAGTTTCCCAAACTTCCCTTATGTGCAGATACATTTCCAGACAAGAGGCCGTAACATCCATATATATTAACAATAAACAACATACAGgaacaaaaagagacaaactttGAATGAACTTTGAACATTCAGAAACAGCGGCTTTATGGTAACTTAAAATCAACAAATATCTGGAGGCTATGTCTGGAGATGGCAGATATGACTTGAAAGATATTTCTGTTGTCCACTAAAACCccacaggggctggggcaggggtagaTAGCCCATTTCCTAACCTAGAGAGACTTGGCTGTTACTCAGCCAACCTCCTGCCTCGCGAGGGAGAAAATTAAAGCTCTCAGGCCAGATGCCAGGAAGGGGGAGCACTTGTACCTGGAACAGGGGTTACACATTTCTGTAGAGGTGTAGAGTGGAGGGAGCAAGGGCCCAAGCTCTGCTtgcttggatttgaatcccagcatCACCACTTTCTACCTGTATGACCATGGACAATTTAGTCAATCCATgtgtctcattttcctcacctaGGAAATGGAGATAGATAGTAATAGTACTCAGAAAACACATTGCTGTAGGAATACACCGGTGAGTATTCATAAAGTGCTGAGGGTAAACCTAGTACATCCTAGGAGCAAAGTAAGTATTGCTTCTTATTCTACTCTTGGGAGTCCTCTAGCCCTGGGATTCCAcaacctccctgcccctcctccctcccccccccaaacccctctTCACAAAGCTGTAGTTGCTAGCTCCAAGCTTCACAGCTCTCACCAGgatctttcccttcctcctccccttctctgttAACAGTTTTTATAAAGAGATTTGTGGAGAGAGCATGGAGGAGTTGTGTGTCCTCAGCAAATTTGTTCCGCGGGCCATCACTTTCTGGACTGGGAATCAGGGCTGTCCCAGCGCAATGGCATGGGGCACTGCCAGCTCTTAACCTTTTGTTGGGTGTGTAGGAAGATGGGAAGAGACAGGCTTCTCCACTGGTCTGGAGGTATCTCCATTGCTATGGATCTCTAGATTTCTAGATCCGCAGGAGCTCCGCCCAGCCCCTTCCTGTCTGTAATTTTTCCCCAAGAAGAGAGAATAGGACTGTTATTTCGTGTCTCATCCGTCCAACCCAAGGCAATTCATTTCCCCTGGAGTCCAGAGGCGAGCTCCCAGGTGAACTGAAATCCACAGCTATTCTCATCTGGTTGCCCTGGGAGTTTGGGCGCTCTGGGTACAACCTGTTCCTCCAGCCTCTccattccctcccccctccctccctccgcccggCTGCGCCCCGCTcagccccccttcctcccctcgcTCGGGGCCCCAGCAGTGGCCTCTGGGAAAACACCCGCTGCTGCGTGCCCCGAGAGGTGAGgcggaaagaggaggggagggggccgggcggggttgggggggaggtgagggaggaggcgggggagcCGCGCTGGGTGGAGGCAGAGCACCGCCCCGCAGCCAGAGAGGGGCGGCTGAAGGTTGCATCTGCTGGAAGGAGGCTTTGGCTGCTTGGTAACGGGCTGCCAGAACAGAGAGCGAGGCTGAGAGCGGGGCAGCAGCTTCTTGACGTCAGGACCGAGCCAGGGGATCCTGCCAAGCAGCCCCAGCCCGCCCCACAGGGGGGCCGGCCGACGGTTCGAGAAGAGCCCCGGACTCGAGGCGCCCAGCGGGGCGTGAGGTGGGGGGCGCAGACCCCGGTCAGCAGGGGCGAAgcatgccccctgccccctggccaTGGAGATCGCCCTGGTGCCCCTGGAGAACGGCGGTGCCATGACCATTAGAGGAGGAGGTGAGGCCCGGGCAGGCTGTGGCCAGGCCATAGGGGGAGAGCTCCAGTGCCCCCCGACGGCTGGGCTCGGCGATGGACCCAAAGAGCGGGCTCCAAAGGGGCGCGGCGCGCAGAGGGGAGTGGACCCGGGAGGGCGGCCTTTGCCGCCGCTGCCACAGGAGCTGCCACAGCCTCGACGGCTGCCACCGGAGGACGAGGAGGGAGAAGGCGACCCTGCCTTGGGCATGGCAGAGGACCAGATGCTGGGCGCGGGGTCCCTTCACCACCAGCGCGTCCTTATAAACATCTCCGGGCTGCGCTTCGAGACGCAGCTGGGCACGCTGGCGCAGTTCCCTAATACCCTCCTGGGGGACCCAGCCAAGCGCCTGCGCTACTTCGACCCCCTGAGGAACGAGTACTTCTTCGACCGCAACCGGCCGAGCTTCGATGGCATCCTCTACTACTACCAGTCGGGGGGCCGCCTGCGGAGGCCGGTCAACGTCTCCCTGGACGTGTTCGCAGATGAGATCCGCTTCTACCAGCTGGGGGATGAGGCCATGGAGCGCTTCCGGGAGGACGAGGGCTTCATTAAAGAAGAGGAGAAGCCCCTGCCCCGCAACGAGTTCCAACGCCAGGTGTGGCTTATCTTTGAATATCCAGAAAGCTCGGGGTCCGCGAGGGGCATCGCCATCGTCTCGGTCTTGGTCATTCTCATCTCTATCATCACCTTCTGCTTGGAGACCTTACCTGAGTTCAGGGATGAACGCGAGCTGCTCCGCCATCCTCCAGCGCCCCACCAGCCTCCTGGGCCAGCCCGGGGGGCGAATGGCAGCGGGGCTCTGGCGCCTCCCTCTGGCCCTACGGTGGCACCTCTCCTGCCTAGGACCCTGGCAGACCCCTTCTTTATTGTAGAGACCACTTGTGTCATCTGGTTCACTTTCGAGCTGCTTGTACGCTTCTTCGCCTGCCCCAGCAAAGCAGAGTTCTCTCGGAACATTATGAACATCATCGATGTTGTGGCCATCTTCCCTTACTTCATCACCTTGGGCACTGAGCTGGCAGAGCAACAgccagggggtggaggaggaggtggtcaGAATGGGCAGCAGGCCATGTCCCTGGCCATCCTCAGGGTGATCCGCCTGGTCCGGGTGTTCCGCATCTTCAAGCTGTCCCGCCACTCCAAGGGGCTGCAGATCCTGGGCAAGACCTTGCAGGCCTCCATGCGGGAGCTGGGTCtgctcatcttcttcctcttcatcgGGGTCATCCTCTTCTCCAGTGCCGTCTACTTCGCAGAGGCTGACAACCAGGAGACCCACTTTTCCAGCATCCCGGATGCCTTCTGGTGGGCAGTAGTCACGATGACCACGGTAGGCTATGGGGACATGAGGCCTGTCACTGTAGGGGGCAAGATCGTGGGCTCGCTGTGTGCCATCGCTGGGGTCCTCACCATCGCCCTGCCTGTGCCGGTCATTGTCTCCAACTTCAACTACTTCTACCACCGGGAGACAGACCACGAGGAGCAGGCGGCTCTTAAGGAAGAGCAGGGCAGCCAGAGCCATGGGGCAGGGCTGGACAGTGGAGGCCCTCGGAAGGCCAGCTGGAGCAAGGGGTCCCTGTGCAAGCCTGGGGTGTCCCTGGAGAATGCAGACGGAGCCAGAAGGGGCAGCTGCCCCCTGGAAAAATGTAACCTCAAGGCCAAGAGCAATGTGGACTTGCGGAGGTCCCTCTATGCCCTCTGCCTGGACACGAGCCGGGAAACGGATTTGTAAGGGGAAGCCTGGGAAGATTGGTGGTAGTGGGCCAGGGATGGGGGAGGCCTCCTGAGTCTGGGCATCTACTTCATACCACAGAGTATTTCAAGCCCACCTTGAAGTCTGTCCCTCTTCTTCCacttcttctgtccctccccctccctcccttgatcccccatttttcctcttctttccatgaCACCAAGGGtcgcctatttttaaaaagtaccacaTTCCATGACGCAGGAGCTGTTGAAATGGTGGGCACTGTAAATGGATGTATTTGTAGCCAGTTTCCTATACCCAGCAGAGGGATAACCCaaacaaaaatgactttaaataGCCCAGATCCCAAGAGATTTTGTAACCCCCTCCATGTGTTCCAAATTTGCTTtacatatgattttatttgtgtatagggggaaatattatttttatggctggTGAATGGATTTTTGTACTGTAGTTCAGATGgagatattttggatatattttccagaaatgttgTATTTATGGAAGAGAGAGTTATTGTGATGTTTTTATGTGATACGTATATTACAGCCAGAGACCCTGGTTGTGGCTGTTCTGGTTCCTGTGTCTATAAGCCTCTCTCTTTTCTGGGATGTGGTATCGGTGCTTTGAGTCTAGGGCAGGGAATgttctggaagaaaggaaaatctgaCCTTTTTTGTGCGCCTTAAACAGTTCTTGTGACTttctttgaaaagcattttaatGATGTTGAAGATAGGCTTCTGATaattcattctctttatttttatcccaggaaataaaatgttacttgGTTGAGGCAagtgttagttttgtttttgtttttgtttttgttttgaaatttagaaaGGAGTCTGTGACTTACTGTTTCTGGTTTTGAAGTCAGAGCAAACACCACCTTCACTGGGGTAGATCACTTGGAAAGTTAATGGTTTGATTGTCAACTTCTTTTGCTGGGCCCCCTCTGCCCATCACAGACAGAGGGATGAATGAACTCTATTTGCCTCAGACTGTTTATGACATGCCACCTGATGGTACAGTATCAGACTCAACCATcagtggggcggggcgggggaggggggaaggagccAAAAGGCATGAGAAGATCAGACCCCTTATGACCCCACTGCTGTCTCCTGGGACTGCATTTCTGAGTTCTCCTTTGTCTGCAGGCTTTAAGCCCTGTTTAACATGGCTCTCAACAGCTCTGTGAAACAAGCCTGATTCTCACAGACATGAAGCCTGTTCACAAAAGTGCAGCCCTGGTGTGAAAGtcatggaggagggagggactaGTGCTTTGCTGTTAAACTCTCCCCCTCAACCATGGTGTGGGAGAAGGGAATGCAGTGACTTTCTGgtggacagaggcagagagaagccaaATGGAAGGATTTGCTTGTCCACATTGAAGGCTAGTTTCTACAGATTGTGGCCTTGTGCCGAGTAACCCCCAAACTCAGAACGAATGTCTTGGTTCCCTTTTCACTGGATGGTTGTGGTAAATATCACAGTAGGTATAACACTGGCTACCATTTCTCTCTGGGATTAGCTACCTTCTGGGGCTCTGGATTCCTGCTGTTGCTTTTGCTGCTAAAGAATCCAAAGACTGGTTGTCTTAGATCCTCACCAGGGTGGGCTGGTGATCCACAATCACACCTCCCCCACGACCACAGGGAGAATAATGACTGGTTCTGAGAGTGCATCCACATCTCCGTGGGGCAAGGGAGGCTTTGCTAAATTGATGTCTGGGAACTGTGGATTTAAATAAGATGCCGACACAATAATAAAAGCCAGTGTCTGTGACTGCCTGGAGTCATTTCCAGTCAGGAACTGTTAACAGCGAATCTGAGGCGGAAATAGAAGGATTGTGCAGGCAGGgctctgttgtttttaattacacgctgaagcaaaaaagaagaagaagaagaagaagaagaagaagaagaagaagaacagaggctatttatttataatttacaatCTACCTGAAAGCACGGCATCTTGCCAAAGTTCAACTCCACAGTCTCGCCTCCAAGCCCTCTTTCAGTCTAAAGTTAATGTGTGTAGGTGGGCACACACCTGGTGACTGGGACTAGATCTTCCCTCAGGCTCCACCCTCCCTTACAGACAAAAGAGTAATCGCCACCTATGACCTGAAAGTCAGTTCCTTCAGGCTCAAAGAGCAACACTTGGGTCTTAGTTGTGTCCAGATGCCTAAGTAGAACAGACTGCATGGCTGAAATGTCCAGTAAGTCGCTTCAGTCTTATACAAATcctcagggagagaggggaggaaaagagagagtgggTTTCTGTGTTTGGCATGAGAGAAGGGGATACTGCAGAGCAGTTTACAAAGGGGATCGGGGCAGCTCTAGAGAGGGGTCAGGTACCCTAGTCCCCTGCTGCAACCTCCCATCCCCAAGTTCAGTGTCATGGTATCTTCTCTGGAGCACTGAGTGGGCACTCACTAGGCAGTGCAAGGATTTTAATCTCTCCATCTTCTCAGTGCACCTGTTGCCACGATTCCCCAAATAGACTGCACTCTTTCACTCCGGCCATCATGACTTGCCTACTCATGtgattagcaaaaaaaaaaaaaaaaaaaagggacctgAATGTCAAAGTTCTTTACCCAGGCCACCTGAGATTAGGGGCCCCTGCATCCTCCCCCACCATCCTCTTCTCTGCTATCATTGATTTTCCATACCCATTACCTTCCCGAGGAGATTATATCAAGTGGCCTCAGTCAAGATTTTATCCAGATGTTATGTCTTGGCTCCCACAGCAGGAAACCAGCACTCGGTTCATAATCTACCAGCTCTGGCCACCGCAACTGTGAGAGCAGGGCTGTGCTCTATGTCATGCTCTTATGGAAGGACAGCTTCTCTACAGCAAAGCATCTGgccccttctttttctctacttGTTTCTTCTCCTGTCCATGTTTCCTGAATGCTGAGTAATGACAGATTCAGAAAACAAatcttttcacatgctttcaGAACCCCAGCTCCTTGATTGCCCTGCCTGGGACACTCCCtagagaggaaaatgaaacagagaatcaGCCCTAGAGGAATCTTTTCACTGAGCTAGGCTTTAAGTGATTCTAGCATTAACCATAGAAGCACTTCTGGGCTTGGAGTGGAAGGCACAAAGTGTTTCTCTTGGAGCAGGGACACCTTGCTCCAAGTCCCCTCCAGAAATGGCAGGCTTGTGCAGTGGAGTGTGACCCTGGGTGATGTTCAAATACTCTCTGCAGTTGGACCTGAGCAGCACATGGCTTCTCACCAGCTGCTCTGGGCCCCACACACCTCATTGTGCTGGGGATGGGGGGTACTGGAACAAATGTTAGGATATTGTCCCTGCCTTCTCATGCTTCCACTCCCCCTGGGAAACAATCGTGTAAAACAAAAGTAAGTATTGCAAGACAGCATGTGATCAATTGTCTTGGAGGGCGTTTCAAAATTTAGTGTTATGGGTCAGGCatgggagggtgaggaggaatagaggagaaaagaggagctTCTGGAGACCTGAGAGGTGGctaggaagaggggagggaattCAGGATGAGGGAGATGGGGGTGCCATCGCTCAGAGAGTGGCCGTCCTGTCCTCATCACCGTTATTTGGGGTGGTGTCCAGAGTTAAAGGCTGGTGCCACTCCCCAGGAAGTAGGAGATCTGATTTTGCGATTAGCAGGGCCACTCAGCTGTTGTTCAGGACAGAGGTTGCCAAAAGTTCTGacaagggccagatagtaaatattatagGCTTTGTAGGCCAAGAGGCAAATGGAAACTACTACTGTATGCACTCACATTACCATTTAAAATGTGGTTATTTAAATATGTCAAAACCAGCCTCAGCTCAAGAGCTACAGATTTCTCTCATACCAGTTTATCTGTCATACAGAGGATGCCTCTGGGCATCCAGTCATGCCTGTTACACCTGACCTGGCTCCCTGATTTGATTTTTACCCcattgaatttgtatttcttgcAAATAATGACCCCCGGCTCTCATGCTAGGATTTCCTAGACCAGGGAAGGCCTTATTAAGAAGATGTTACTCATTTCTCCCTCCTCATGAAAATTAGATTCTGCTAGTGGCTGTGGGACAGGCTGCTCTGTTtcaagggagaagaagaaagtgcCAAATTGGAATTTCTGCCTAGGACTCTGGACAGTGGGTTTCCACCAAGCTGTAGGTGGAAATAGGCCCAGACTGCCAGAGGATGggcctctttctccttctggtcTTTAGTCCTTTCCCTGACATGACATCACACAGGAAGTCATAAGGAtgcacttcccccacccccccaaccccccacccccccgcttcACCTGGCTTTCCTCTGGCTATAGAGATGGGCCCTGGGCTTGTGTGTCTTTTGCGTGCACACGGTGTGCATATGGTGTGCACATGTATAGGAGTGTGCGTGGCGGGGGAGGTGTGGCCCAGCCTGGAGTGAATTAACTCCAGAACTCAGGCCTCCAGACAAAACCAGAGGATTGTTACCTGCCcttttaattgacatttattgTCTGACGTCAAACTTTGCACCATGCAATGTTTCTGCTGGAAGGAGCCTTGCAAGTAATCTGGTCTGtccttctcattttacaaatgagcaaactgagacCCACAGAGAAGAGGTGATTTGCCCAATCACAACCATAGCTAAAGGGAAGTAGGACTGAAACTGTTTTCCCTGACTCCTAGGCTGGATTTCTCCATGTGTACCACTGTGCTTCCTCTGCATGAAAATTCTCAAGCTGTCCCCaatccctcctccccaggcacaTCTCTGCCACATCAGTTTATCTCTACCCAGTCTGCCTGTTAGGGCTGCCTCCTGGGTATCCAGTCATGCTTGTGACACCCTGATTTGTTTCCTGTGATTTGATTTTGCTCAACTAAACTTGCGTTTATTGCAAAGGTCAAGCCTGTATGGGCAATGAAGGTATAAGCACTATAATGAACAGGCTCCTACAGACATGCATCCCACTGTcaaggtgcggggggggggggggaatctgaaACATTTATTATCCAGTGTCCTTGatactatctatctatcattcattcattcattcaacaaatattattcaAGTAATATATACTTTGAGgcagcactgtgctaggctccGGGGATGACTGGCAAGGGATCTTCTCTGATTCGTTTTTCCTGTCCAGTGTGGAGAGTCAAGTAAGCAAATGAATATTTTGctaagtcatttttaaattgagggcCATGGGGGAAATGAGCAGTGTTGTGACTGGGAGAGAGATGTATGTTTCAAGAAGGGCGACATGTAAGGGAAACATGAGAAGGCATGAAATGGGGTGAAGAGAGGGATGTGAAGACTATGGGGGCACCAGGATGGAGTGTATGTTTTTCTGCAGAAGCACAGGAGTGGAGGCctcaggcagagctgggataCCAGGGAAAGCGAAGGCCCACCAGACAGCTCCAGGCAGGATTGTCAATCCCAGCATCACCCACGACCCTTCACCACTGAAGAGCAGGAACGTGGCCCTGTCGTTGCAGGCAGCACACCCAAAAGAGATTCAGCAGGACCATCTCCCCAAGGGAAAC
The Lynx canadensis isolate LIC74 chromosome B4, mLynCan4.pri.v2, whole genome shotgun sequence DNA segment above includes these coding regions:
- the KCNA5 gene encoding potassium voltage-gated channel subfamily A member 5: MEIALVPLENGGAMTIRGGGEARAGCGQAIGGELQCPPTAGLGDGPKERAPKGRGAQRGVDPGGRPLPPLPQELPQPRRLPPEDEEGEGDPALGMAEDQMLGAGSLHHQRVLINISGLRFETQLGTLAQFPNTLLGDPAKRLRYFDPLRNEYFFDRNRPSFDGILYYYQSGGRLRRPVNVSLDVFADEIRFYQLGDEAMERFREDEGFIKEEEKPLPRNEFQRQVWLIFEYPESSGSARGIAIVSVLVILISIITFCLETLPEFRDERELLRHPPAPHQPPGPARGANGSGALAPPSGPTVAPLLPRTLADPFFIVETTCVIWFTFELLVRFFACPSKAEFSRNIMNIIDVVAIFPYFITLGTELAEQQPGGGGGGGQNGQQAMSLAILRVIRLVRVFRIFKLSRHSKGLQILGKTLQASMRELGLLIFFLFIGVILFSSAVYFAEADNQETHFSSIPDAFWWAVVTMTTVGYGDMRPVTVGGKIVGSLCAIAGVLTIALPVPVIVSNFNYFYHRETDHEEQAALKEEQGSQSHGAGLDSGGPRKASWSKGSLCKPGVSLENADGARRGSCPLEKCNLKAKSNVDLRRSLYALCLDTSRETDL